A single genomic interval of Streptomyces sp. NBC_00663 harbors:
- a CDS encoding dodecin: MTNHTYRVTEIVGTSPDGVDQAINNGISRASQTLRNLDWFEVTQVRGQIENGQVAHWQVGLKVGFRLEESD; encoded by the coding sequence ATGACGAATCACACCTATCGGGTGACCGAGATCGTCGGCACCTCGCCCGACGGCGTCGACCAGGCGATCAACAACGGCATCAGCCGCGCCTCCCAGACCCTCCGCAACCTCGACTGGTTCGAGGTGACCCAGGTACGGGGCCAGATCGAGAACGGTCAGGTCGCGCACTGGCAAGTCGGCCTGAAGGTCGGCTTCCGCCTGGAGGAGTCGGACTGA
- the egtD gene encoding L-histidine N(alpha)-methyltransferase, with protein MSPFRLTRTLPEDATEAALRADVLHGLTRTPKTLPPKWFYDAHGSELFDRITELPEYYPTRAEREILVARSAEIAAATEARTLVELGSGSSEKTRYLIDALTGLHTYLPVDVSESALTQAGHALIAERPSLSVHALIADFTAELVLPETPGPRLVAFLGGTIGNLLPAERKAFLASVRALLSPGDALLLGTDLVKDKKVLVRAYDDAAGVTAAFNKNVLTVVDRELDADFDPAAFDHVALWDAKNEWIEMRLRSRTAQTVKIPALDLAVDFAAGEELHTEISAKFRKEGVRGELAAVGLELSHWWTDDEGRFALSLSRVR; from the coding sequence GTGAGCCCGTTCCGCCTGACCCGCACCCTGCCCGAGGACGCCACCGAGGCCGCCCTGCGCGCCGACGTCCTGCACGGCCTGACCCGCACCCCGAAGACCCTCCCACCGAAGTGGTTCTACGACGCCCATGGCAGCGAACTCTTCGATCGGATCACCGAGTTGCCCGAGTACTACCCGACCCGCGCGGAACGGGAGATCCTTGTCGCCCGCTCCGCCGAGATCGCGGCGGCGACCGAGGCCCGCACCCTCGTCGAACTGGGCTCCGGCTCCTCGGAGAAGACGCGGTACCTCATCGACGCGCTCACGGGTCTGCACACCTACCTCCCGGTCGACGTCAGCGAGAGCGCGCTCACCCAGGCCGGTCACGCGCTCATCGCCGAGCGGCCGTCGCTGAGCGTGCACGCGCTCATCGCCGACTTCACGGCCGAGCTGGTCCTGCCCGAGACGCCGGGGCCCCGGCTGGTCGCCTTCCTCGGCGGCACGATCGGCAATCTGCTGCCGGCCGAACGGAAGGCGTTCCTGGCCTCGGTCCGCGCCCTGCTCTCCCCCGGCGACGCCCTGCTGCTCGGCACGGATCTCGTCAAGGACAAGAAGGTGCTGGTCAGGGCGTACGACGACGCGGCGGGTGTGACGGCCGCGTTCAACAAGAACGTCCTCACGGTCGTCGACCGGGAGCTGGACGCCGACTTCGATCCCGCCGCCTTCGACCACGTGGCCCTGTGGGACGCGAAGAACGAGTGGATCGAGATGCGGCTGCGCTCCCGCACCGCGCAGACCGTGAAGATTCCCGCCCTGGACCTCGCCGTCGACTTCGCGGCCGGCGAGGAACTGCACACGGAGATCTCGGCGAAGTTCCGGAAGGAGGGAGTGCGGGGCGAACTGGCCGCCGTGGGACTCGAGTTGTCCCACTGGTGGACGGACGACGAGGGCCGCTTCGCGTTGTCGCTGAGCCGGGTGCGATGA
- the egtC gene encoding ergothioneine biosynthesis protein EgtC — translation MCRHLAYLGPEEPLGSLLVAPPHSLYRQSWAPRRQRYGTVNADGFGVGWYAPGDPVPARYRRAGPIWADQSFADLARVVRTGALLAAVRDATLSGADAEAAAAPFASGPWLFSHNGAVKGWPRSLAPLTETLPAADLLAMEARNDSAFVWALVLARLRAGDEEGQALADTVLEVAAAAPGSRLNLLLTNGESIAATAWGDTLWYLASPGRSTVVASEPYDDDPHWQEVPDRTLLAASGTDVLLTPLKEPSVESLKEPRT, via the coding sequence ATGTGCCGTCACCTGGCCTATCTGGGCCCCGAGGAGCCGCTCGGCAGCCTCCTGGTGGCGCCGCCGCACAGCTTGTACCGGCAGTCGTGGGCGCCTCGGCGGCAGCGGTACGGGACCGTCAACGCCGATGGTTTCGGGGTCGGTTGGTATGCGCCGGGCGACCCGGTGCCGGCGCGCTACCGCCGGGCGGGCCCGATCTGGGCGGACCAGTCCTTCGCCGACCTGGCGAGGGTGGTCCGCACCGGCGCCCTCCTCGCCGCCGTCCGTGACGCGACCCTGTCCGGCGCCGACGCCGAAGCCGCGGCGGCGCCCTTCGCGAGCGGGCCGTGGCTGTTCAGCCACAACGGCGCCGTCAAGGGCTGGCCCCGCTCCCTGGCACCGTTGACGGAGACCCTTCCGGCGGCGGATCTGCTGGCGATGGAGGCCCGCAACGACTCCGCGTTCGTGTGGGCCCTCGTCCTCGCCCGACTCCGGGCCGGCGACGAGGAGGGACAGGCGCTGGCCGACACAGTCCTGGAGGTCGCCGCGGCGGCCCCCGGGTCCCGCCTCAACCTCCTCCTCACCAACGGCGAGTCCATCGCCGCGACCGCCTGGGGCGACACCCTCTGGTATCTGGCGAGCCCCGGCCGCAGCACCGTAGTGGCCTCCGAGCCCTACGACGACGATCCGCACTGGCAGGAGGTCCCCGACCGCACGCTGCTCGCGGCCAGCGGCACCGACGTGCTGCTGACGCCGCTCAAGGAGCCCTCCGTGGAATCGCTGAAGGAGCCGCGCACGTGA
- a CDS encoding phosphatase domain-containing protein has protein sequence MTDSKRPLAVFDLDNTLADTAHRQHFLERKPRDWDGFFAAAPADPPLPRGIALVLEHAQECEVVYLTGRPERCRQDTVDWLAAQGLPEGRIHMRRDNDRRPARRTKLEILRRLERTREIRVLVDDDELVCEDAERAGFTVVRARWTAPSATLENAQEREGRT, from the coding sequence GTGACCGACAGTAAACGCCCCCTCGCCGTGTTCGACCTCGACAACACCCTCGCGGACACCGCCCACCGGCAGCACTTCCTGGAGCGGAAGCCGCGCGACTGGGACGGCTTCTTCGCCGCGGCCCCCGCGGATCCGCCCCTCCCGCGGGGCATCGCGCTGGTGCTGGAGCACGCGCAGGAGTGCGAGGTCGTCTACCTCACCGGCCGGCCCGAGCGCTGCCGGCAGGACACGGTGGACTGGCTCGCCGCCCAGGGACTGCCCGAGGGCCGCATTCACATGCGGCGGGACAACGACCGCAGGCCCGCCCGGCGCACCAAGCTGGAGATCCTCCGCCGCCTGGAGCGCACCCGGGAGATCAGGGTGCTGGTGGACGACGACGAACTCGTCTGCGAGGACGCCGAACGGGCCGGTTTCACGGTGGTACGGGCGCGCTGGACCGCCCCCTCCGCCACGCTGGAGAACGCGCAGGAGCGGGAGGGGCGGACCTAG
- the rpmF gene encoding 50S ribosomal protein L32: MAVPKRKMSRSNTRHRRAQWKAATPTLVPVTIDGVRHLVPQNLVKAYERGLLRPEG, translated from the coding sequence ATGGCTGTCCCCAAGCGGAAGATGTCCCGCAGCAACACCCGCCACCGCCGCGCGCAGTGGAAGGCGGCCACGCCGACGCTGGTTCCCGTCACGATCGACGGCGTGCGTCACCTCGTACCGCAGAACCTCGTCAAGGCGTACGAGCGCGGCCTGCTGCGTCCCGAGGGCTGA
- a CDS encoding right-handed parallel beta-helix repeat-containing protein produces the protein MRNASIWTAAIVGAMAATTLGLAGEATAAPRTLVVATDGNDSAAGTLTQPLRTIQKAVDLAAPGDVIAVRGGTYALTDNITITHSGTASQPISLGAYQGERVVVDGEQLPASHTPVGGSIPRAERGAVHQEASYWRISDLEIVNGPYGIYCDGCDGNVFSRLKTHDNYESGFQLQGASGDNQILNLDSYGNRDPRKNGESADGLAVKEGSGTGNVVRGARLWNNVDDGFDAWKFTSPITIENTVAYGNGYNRWNFPDFAGDGNGFKLGGGSPAPAVGHTVRNSVAFKNAAHGFTDNGNPGALALTRDTTWANAGTGFDADVSGGTATLTANLSVADARAAAVGSSTAASGNSWNLGGTWNAAAVLSTDPAPLTGARATDGSLPSAPSFLVPRNGAGIGARF, from the coding sequence ATGCGGAACGCGTCGATCTGGACGGCGGCGATCGTGGGCGCGATGGCGGCGACGACACTGGGTCTGGCGGGTGAGGCGACCGCGGCACCGAGAACACTGGTGGTGGCCACCGACGGGAACGACTCCGCCGCGGGCACGCTCACCCAGCCGCTGCGGACCATCCAGAAGGCGGTGGACCTGGCCGCACCCGGTGACGTCATCGCCGTGCGCGGGGGCACCTACGCCCTCACCGACAACATCACGATCACCCACTCGGGCACCGCGTCCCAGCCCATCTCCCTGGGCGCCTACCAGGGGGAGCGCGTGGTGGTCGACGGTGAGCAGCTGCCCGCGAGCCACACGCCCGTCGGGGGCAGCATCCCGCGGGCCGAGCGCGGGGCGGTCCACCAGGAGGCGTCGTACTGGCGGATCTCGGACCTGGAGATCGTCAACGGCCCGTACGGGATCTACTGCGACGGCTGCGACGGCAATGTCTTCTCCCGGCTGAAGACCCACGACAACTACGAGTCCGGGTTCCAGCTCCAGGGCGCCTCCGGCGACAACCAGATCCTGAACCTGGACAGCTACGGCAACCGTGATCCGCGCAAGAACGGTGAGAGCGCCGACGGACTGGCCGTCAAGGAGGGCAGCGGCACGGGCAACGTGGTGCGCGGCGCCCGGCTGTGGAACAACGTCGACGACGGCTTCGACGCCTGGAAGTTCACCTCGCCGATCACGATCGAGAACACGGTCGCGTACGGCAACGGCTACAACCGCTGGAACTTCCCGGACTTCGCGGGCGACGGCAACGGCTTCAAGCTGGGCGGCGGCAGCCCGGCCCCGGCGGTGGGGCACACCGTGCGCAACAGCGTCGCCTTCAAGAACGCGGCGCACGGTTTCACGGACAACGGCAATCCGGGGGCGCTGGCGCTGACCCGCGACACGACGTGGGCCAACGCCGGCACCGGTTTCGACGCCGATGTCTCGGGCGGGACGGCCACGCTCACCGCGAATCTCTCGGTCGCCGACGCCCGTGCGGCGGCCGTCGGGTCGAGCACGGCCGCCAGCGGCAACTCATGGAATCTGGGCGGCACTTGGAACGCCGCGGCGGTCCTGAGCACGGACCCGGCACCCCTCACGGGCGCGCGGGCCACCGACGGTTCGCTCCCGTCGGCGCCGTCGTTCCTGGTGCCGCGCAACGGGGCGGGTATCGGGGCCCGCTTCTGA